From the Sebastes fasciatus isolate fSebFas1 chromosome 3, fSebFas1.pri, whole genome shotgun sequence genome, one window contains:
- the trip10b gene encoding thyroid hormone receptor interactor 10b isoform X1 has protein sequence MDWGTDLWDQYDHIDKHTQCGLDLVERYIKFVKERTEIEQSYAKQLRNLSKKYAKRGSKEEQDCKFSNHASLQEILNELNDYAGQRELIAENMMTGICVELTKYLQDLKLERKTHLSDAKKAQQNLEGTFKQLESTKKRYAKEWAEAEKATQQSEKTESDLNATRLDVEKAKQHAHARTHTAEECRNDYAAQLQKYNKEQNFYYYSEIPQIFNKMQDMDERRIRRLAEGYCQFSDMEKKVLPIITKCLEGISAAGVKIDEKQDSILFIEQHKSGFDRPADLEFEDYTQGIKPATSDSSLNPPKVRAKLWPFSKKNKFAPPSFSPPSSLPPGSLPLSLSFTKLQQSPLSLCLREFNRSIKPRISTLKILHKQRTPHAAEDFSHLPPEQRKKRLQGKIDDITKELQKTQDQSEALEKMKGVYEQNPQMGDPNSLEPQISETTQDIGRLKGELTKYETWLSEAVGGEESSNAINNNTQHGHDSGVVAPDLPQGIYTEFDDEFDDIEAPVGQCTALYTFEGNSEGTIAITEGELLSIMEDDKGDGWMRVLRASGEEGYIPSSYVKLAP, from the exons aTGGACTGGGGAACAGATCTGTGG GACCAGTACGATCACATCGACAAGCATACGCAGTGCGGCCTCGACCTGGTGGAGCGCTACATAAAGTTTGTGAAGGAACGGACAGAAATAGAGCAGAGCTACGCTAAACAACTCAG GAATCTATCAAAGAAATATGCCAAACGAGGGAGCAAAGAAGAGCAAGACTGCAA ATTCAGCAATCACGCGTCACTCCAGGAGATCCTGAACGAGCTGAACGATTACGCCGGCCAACGGGAGCTCATCGCTGAAAACATGATGACCGGCATCTGCGTGGAACTCACCAAGTACCTTCAGGATCTCAAACTGGAACGCAAAACG CACCTGTCTGATGCCAAGAAGGCCCAGCAGAATTTAGAGGGCACCTTTAAACAACTAGAAAGT ACTAAGAAGCGCTATGCCAAGGAGTGGGCAGAGGCTGAAAAAGCCACACAGCAATCAGAGAAAACAGAGAGCGACCTCAATGCCACCAGGCTCGATGTCGagaag GCCAAGCAACATGCCCAtgcccgcacacacacagcggagGAGTGCAGGAACGACTATGCAGCACAGCTCCAGAAATACAACAAGGAACaaaacttctactactactcaGAGATACCGCAGATCTTCAat AAAATGCAGGACATGGATGAGCGGAGGATTCGGCGGCTGGCGGAGGGCTACTGCCAGTTTTCAGACATGGAGAAGAAGGTGCTGCCCATCATCACTAAGTGTTTAGAGGGGATTTCTGCAGCAGGAGTGAAAATTGATGAGAAACAG GATTCGATACTGTTCATAGAGCAGCACAAGTCTGGTTTTGATCGACCTGCAGATTTGGAGTTTGAAGACTACACCCAAGGAATCAAACCAGCAACCTCTGACTCCAGCCTCAACCCCCCCAAAGTGCGCGCCAAGCTCTGGCCTTTCAGCAAGAAGAACAAG TTTGCCCCTCCGTCTTTCTCTCCCCCGTCCTCTCTCCCACCGGGCagcctccccctctccctctccttcaccAAACTGCAGcaatcccctctctctctctgccttagAGAGTTTAATCGCTCTATCAAACCCAGGATTTCCACCTTAAAGATATTACACAAACAGCGCACG ccgcATGCTGCAGAAGATTTCTCTCACCTTCCTCcagagcagaggaagaagaggctgCAGGGGAAGATTGACGACATCACCAAAGAGCTGCAGAAGACGCAGGACCAAAG TGAAGCCCTGGAGAAGATGAAGGGTGTGTACGAGCAGAATCCACAGATGGGAGACCCCAACAGTCTGGAGCCTCAGATCTCAGAAACTACCCAGGACATTGGCCGCCTGAAGGGGGAGCTCACCAAATATGAG ACGTGGCTGTCAGAAGCAGTGGGAGGAGAGGAATCTTCCAACGCTATCAACAATAATACTCAACATGG ACATGATAGTGGTGTTGTAGCACCTGACCTGCCCCAGGGCATCTACACAGAGTTCGATGACGAGTTTGACGACATAGAAGCTCCTGTTGGCCAGTGCACGGCTCTGTACACCTTTGAAG gcaACAGTGAGGGCACCATTGCCATTACGGAGGGAGAGCTGTTGAGTATAATGGAGGATGATAaaggagatggatggatgagagtCCTTAGAGCCAGTGGAGAAGAGGGCTATATACCTTCATCCTATGTCAAACTTGCcccgtaa
- the trip10b gene encoding thyroid hormone receptor interactor 10b isoform X2 gives MDWGTDLWDQYDHIDKHTQCGLDLVERYIKFVKERTEIEQSYAKQLRNLSKKYAKRGSKEEQDCKFSNHASLQEILNELNDYAGQRELIAENMMTGICVELTKYLQDLKLERKTHLSDAKKAQQNLEGTFKQLESTKKRYAKEWAEAEKATQQSEKTESDLNATRLDVEKAKQHAHARTHTAEECRNDYAAQLQKYNKEQNFYYYSEIPQIFNKMQDMDERRIRRLAEGYCQFSDMEKKVLPIITKCLEGISAAGVKIDEKQDSILFIEQHKSGFDRPADLEFEDYTQGIKPATSDSSLNPPKVRAKLWPFSKKNKPHAAEDFSHLPPEQRKKRLQGKIDDITKELQKTQDQSEALEKMKGVYEQNPQMGDPNSLEPQISETTQDIGRLKGELTKYETWLSEAVGGEESSNAINNNTQHGHDSGVVAPDLPQGIYTEFDDEFDDIEAPVGQCTALYTFEGNSEGTIAITEGELLSIMEDDKGDGWMRVLRASGEEGYIPSSYVKLAP, from the exons aTGGACTGGGGAACAGATCTGTGG GACCAGTACGATCACATCGACAAGCATACGCAGTGCGGCCTCGACCTGGTGGAGCGCTACATAAAGTTTGTGAAGGAACGGACAGAAATAGAGCAGAGCTACGCTAAACAACTCAG GAATCTATCAAAGAAATATGCCAAACGAGGGAGCAAAGAAGAGCAAGACTGCAA ATTCAGCAATCACGCGTCACTCCAGGAGATCCTGAACGAGCTGAACGATTACGCCGGCCAACGGGAGCTCATCGCTGAAAACATGATGACCGGCATCTGCGTGGAACTCACCAAGTACCTTCAGGATCTCAAACTGGAACGCAAAACG CACCTGTCTGATGCCAAGAAGGCCCAGCAGAATTTAGAGGGCACCTTTAAACAACTAGAAAGT ACTAAGAAGCGCTATGCCAAGGAGTGGGCAGAGGCTGAAAAAGCCACACAGCAATCAGAGAAAACAGAGAGCGACCTCAATGCCACCAGGCTCGATGTCGagaag GCCAAGCAACATGCCCAtgcccgcacacacacagcggagGAGTGCAGGAACGACTATGCAGCACAGCTCCAGAAATACAACAAGGAACaaaacttctactactactcaGAGATACCGCAGATCTTCAat AAAATGCAGGACATGGATGAGCGGAGGATTCGGCGGCTGGCGGAGGGCTACTGCCAGTTTTCAGACATGGAGAAGAAGGTGCTGCCCATCATCACTAAGTGTTTAGAGGGGATTTCTGCAGCAGGAGTGAAAATTGATGAGAAACAG GATTCGATACTGTTCATAGAGCAGCACAAGTCTGGTTTTGATCGACCTGCAGATTTGGAGTTTGAAGACTACACCCAAGGAATCAAACCAGCAACCTCTGACTCCAGCCTCAACCCCCCCAAAGTGCGCGCCAAGCTCTGGCCTTTCAGCAAGAAGAACAAG ccgcATGCTGCAGAAGATTTCTCTCACCTTCCTCcagagcagaggaagaagaggctgCAGGGGAAGATTGACGACATCACCAAAGAGCTGCAGAAGACGCAGGACCAAAG TGAAGCCCTGGAGAAGATGAAGGGTGTGTACGAGCAGAATCCACAGATGGGAGACCCCAACAGTCTGGAGCCTCAGATCTCAGAAACTACCCAGGACATTGGCCGCCTGAAGGGGGAGCTCACCAAATATGAG ACGTGGCTGTCAGAAGCAGTGGGAGGAGAGGAATCTTCCAACGCTATCAACAATAATACTCAACATGG ACATGATAGTGGTGTTGTAGCACCTGACCTGCCCCAGGGCATCTACACAGAGTTCGATGACGAGTTTGACGACATAGAAGCTCCTGTTGGCCAGTGCACGGCTCTGTACACCTTTGAAG gcaACAGTGAGGGCACCATTGCCATTACGGAGGGAGAGCTGTTGAGTATAATGGAGGATGATAaaggagatggatggatgagagtCCTTAGAGCCAGTGGAGAAGAGGGCTATATACCTTCATCCTATGTCAAACTTGCcccgtaa